The following coding sequences are from one Spea bombifrons isolate aSpeBom1 chromosome 13, aSpeBom1.2.pri, whole genome shotgun sequence window:
- the LOC128471797 gene encoding uncharacterized protein LOC128471797 yields MTSSWQHAGWLHSILSSVQLGARHFQAAISLVNLKCGYQLRQQLPEKKNSPVIMAECLFSGLRWILKKCCPRKLGKYFNRLKKTSDNVPTHSTRDENSELFTDRTFLLKRKKEGSSTENRMRLRKRRICTANRLYIRKKETTKRRRTSTGSYEHERKRHRNNESHDLGQQVKPTADAHLEEYRSRRMKVPRKRRRSEDCSLAAKRFRNLLPMSVSCLRFHFQLGQGSFGKVMLASVPSKDSLIAVKMIRKRSMKSLHIMRERRILEVARNSPFLCHGYAAFQTETCVFLAMEFMAGGTLESYMDSVGYMTQNTAAFYSAELVCGIQFLHSQGIIHRDLKPQNILLDREGHVKISDFGLAVEGVFGSTVRGHCGTRLYMAPEIYLKKQYGVAVDWWSFGVILFRMLNGTFPFFTGYCKKATVHSIINGRPKYTKALSQEAVDILTCLLKKDPQLRLWMTEYIREHPFFDSINWEDIESRRIPPPYQKAERPNRRFKNIQPIPPVLEIPEDTASPSSNQILSDTSSLFSDQSLAGVSSSSSDQSLFGFSFVTPDWMF; encoded by the coding sequence atgacatcatcctgGCAGCATGCAGGTTGGTTGCACAGCATTCTATCttcagtgcagttgggcgctcgacactttcAGGCTGCTATTTCTTTAGTGAACTTGAAGTGTGGTTACCAACTACGTCAACAGCTACCAGAGAAGAAAAACTCACCAGTCATTATGGCAGAGTGTCTCTTCTCAggactaaggtggattttaaagaagtgctgccccagaaaactaggCAAATATTTCAACAGGCTCAAAAAGACTTCCGATAATGTTCCAACACATAGCACAAGAGATGAAAACAGCGAGCTCTTCACAGACAGAACCTTTCTGCTGAAGCGAAAGAAAGAAGGTAGCAGTACAGAAAACAGAATGAGACTGAGGAAAAGGAGGATATGTACTGCTAACCGCCTGTATATCAGGAAAAAGGAGACAACAAAGCGcagaagaaccagcacaggcagctatgAACATGAGCGGAAGAGGCATAGAAATAACGAGAGCcatgatctggggcagcaggtgaAACCAACAGCAGATGCACACCTGGAGGAGTACAGGAGCAGGAGGATGAAGGTTCCCAGGAAAAGGCGCAGAAGTGAGGACTGCAGCCTGGCCGCAAAACGATTCAGGAACCTTCTCCCCATGTCGGTGTCCTGCTTAAGGTTTCATTTTCAACTGGGACAAGGGagctttggaaaggtcatgttggcctcTGTTCCTTCCAAGGATTCCTTAATAGCGGTAAAAATGATACGCAAGAGATCTATGAAGTCTCTGCACAtcatgagagagaggaggattctggaggtagCTAGGAACAGCCCGTTTCTATGCCACGGGTATGCAGCTTTCCAGACAGAGACCTGTGTGTTCCTCGCCATGGAGTTTATGGCTGGAGGAACCTTGGAGTCTTATATGGATAGTGTTGGCTACATGACACAGAACACAGCTGCATTCTACTCTGCAGAGCTGGTCTGTGGCATCCAATTCCTCCATTCCCAGGGCATCATTCATAGAGATCTGAAGCCGCAGAATATCTTACTTGATCGTGAGGGCCATGTCAAGATCAGTGATTTTGGTCTTGCTGTAGAAGGTGTTTTTGGAAGTACAGTGAGAGGACATTGTGGAACACGTctatacatggccccagaaataTATCTAAAGAAGCAATATGGTGTTGCCgtcgactggtggtccttcggggtgattctCTTCCGCATGCTTAACGGTACTTTTCCCTTCTTCACTGGCTACTGCAAGAAGGCAACTGTCCATTCTATTATCAATGGCAGGCCGAAATACACCAAGGCATTAAGCCAAGAAGCTGTGGATATACTGACTTGTCTGTTAAAGAAAGATCCTCAGCTTCGCCTCTGGATGACTGAATACATCAGGGAGCATCCGTTCTTTGACAGCATCAATTGGGAAGACATAGAGAGCAGGAGAATACCTCCCCCGTACCAGAAGGCTGAAAGACCCAATCGCCGCTTCAAGAACATCCAACCCATACCACCAGTTTTGGAGATCCCAGAGGACACTGCCTCTCCATCTAGTAACCAGATCCTGTCTGACACCTCCTCTTTATTTAGTGATCAGAGCCTGGCCGGCGTGTCCTCTTCATCTAGTGACCAGAGCCTGTTCGGCTTCTCTTTTGTCACTCCGGACTGGATGTTTTGA